A region of Haliotis asinina isolate JCU_RB_2024 chromosome 9, JCU_Hal_asi_v2, whole genome shotgun sequence DNA encodes the following proteins:
- the LOC137295515 gene encoding U3 small nucleolar ribonucleoprotein protein IMP4-like codes for MLRRQARLRREYIYRKSIEERERTIHEKKQKIKQSLEENKTVPVDLRKDAVYLEKTLDWEGDGADGLTTHVDDEYKWAGVEDPKIMITTARDPSSKLKQFAKEIKLLFPNSQRINRGNYEMKQLVEACRANDVTDLIMVQEHRGKPDGLVVCHLPYGPTAYFTLSNVIMRHDIPDVGTMSEAYPHLIFHNFTSKLGKRVQNILKYLFPVPKEDSKRVVTFANEEDYVSFRHHVYKYIDRELELKEVGPRFEMKIYQIILGTLETADTADVEWVYRPYMNTAKKRKVLSIE; via the exons atg TTGAGGAGGCAAGCCAGACTTCGGAGAGAATACATTTACAGAAAATCCATCGAAGAAAGGGAAAGAACTATCCATGAGAAGAagcagaaaataaaacagtctCTAGAAG aaaataaaactGTTCCGGTTGACTTGAGGAAAGATGCAGTGTACTTGGAAAAGACGCTTGACTGGGAAGGTGATGGAGCTGATG GCTTGACGACGCATGTTGATGACGAGTACAAGTGGGCTGGCGTGGAGGACCCCAAGATCATGATCACAACGGCCAGAGACCCCAGCTCAAAACTGAAACAGTTTGCAAAG GAAATCAAGCTGCTGTTTCCCAACAGCCAAAGAATCAATCGTGGTAATTATGAGATGAAGCAGCTTGTCGAAGCATGCCGAGCCAACGATGTCACAGACCTGATCATGGTACAAGAGCACAGGGGGAAGCCAG ATGGCctagtggtgtgtcacctgccATATGGGCCGACAGCCTACTTCACCCTCTCCAATGTGATCATGAGACATGACATTCCTGACGTTGGGACGATGTCCGAGGCATACCCACATCTTATCTTCCACAACTTTACATCAAAGTTAGGGAAAAGG gtacaaaacatattgaaatatttgtttcctgTGCCAAAGGAAGACAGCAAGCGAGTTGTTACATTTGCTAATGAGGAGGATTATGTTTCATTTAG ACACcatgtgtacaaatatattGACAGAGAACTTGAACTTAAAGAAGTTGGACCAAGGTTTGAAATGAAAA TATACCAGATAATCTTGGGCACCCTTGAAACAGCCGACACAGCAGACGTGGAATGGGTGTACCGGCCATATATGAACACTGCCAAGAAACGCAAGGTCCTCAGCATTGAGTGA